One window from the genome of Alkalihalobacillus sp. LMS6 encodes:
- a CDS encoding sugar phosphate isomerase/epimerase codes for MRELSLTSWSLNRLLGPLYWNEWDDVNQTITTVVEEQPQVYSLIEMPQLLANQGFHAMEIIHPHFPSTDIDYLHELRTAFENANIRLHSILIDYGDISTRDRARQTADYAFLKEWVSIAATVGAKYVRIIGGEARSDDQEGLELATAQLASLVNDAKQKGVGILTENFKSLTETAENCVYLKKHTGIDGLITDFGNFTGATKVQSIQQTIPHSKSIHVKALENEDGTINQAELKGNLDVAKEMNYEGPLTIVYDGLDDMWAGINRVKEIVKAYI; via the coding sequence ATGAGAGAATTGTCTTTAACGTCATGGAGTTTGAATCGATTATTAGGGCCTCTTTATTGGAACGAATGGGACGACGTAAATCAAACAATTACTACCGTTGTTGAAGAACAACCACAAGTATATTCTTTAATAGAAATGCCTCAACTGTTAGCGAATCAAGGTTTTCATGCGATGGAGATTATCCATCCTCACTTTCCCTCTACAGATATAGACTACCTTCATGAATTACGGACAGCTTTTGAAAATGCGAATATCCGCCTTCATTCTATTTTAATCGACTATGGAGACATTAGTACGAGAGATCGTGCGAGGCAAACAGCCGATTACGCTTTTTTAAAAGAGTGGGTGAGTATCGCTGCAACAGTTGGCGCAAAGTATGTTCGAATTATAGGAGGAGAAGCAAGGTCGGATGATCAAGAAGGTCTAGAACTGGCGACGGCGCAACTCGCTTCTTTAGTAAATGATGCCAAGCAAAAAGGAGTAGGGATTTTAACTGAAAACTTTAAATCGTTAACAGAAACGGCGGAGAACTGCGTATATTTAAAAAAACATACTGGCATTGACGGACTCATTACAGACTTTGGAAACTTTACAGGTGCGACAAAAGTACAGTCGATTCAACAAACCATTCCTCATAGTAAATCTATCCACGTTAAAGCACTAGAGAATGAGGATGGGACGATTAATCAAGCTGAACTCAAGGGGAATCTTGATGTAGCGAAGGAAATGAACTACGAGGGTCCTTTAACCATTGTGTACGATGGCCTAGACGATATGTGGGCTGGTATTAATAGGGTAAAAGAAATTGTAAAAGCGTATATCTAG
- the pxpB gene encoding 5-oxoprolinase subunit PxpB — MEETPSFYSLSETAVTVNLGSVVSPTVQARVQQLLMDLDNDPFQGYQESVPSYIGLTVFYEPMKIAANEQDAASEVISILKERVKQIKDQMNASNGKHVTIPVCYDLDYGLDLDDVAKRNGLTREEVIHIHTSGDYLVYMIGFAPGFPFLGGMDERIATPRHAQPRTEIPAGSVGIAGGQTGVYPFTTPGGWQLIGQTPLSLFSASREVPSLLQAGDRVTFKKISKEEFLQMKEGQ, encoded by the coding sequence ATGGAAGAAACGCCCTCTTTTTATTCACTTAGTGAAACAGCCGTTACTGTGAATCTAGGTAGCGTGGTAAGTCCAACTGTACAAGCTCGTGTTCAGCAGTTGCTTATGGATCTTGATAACGATCCCTTTCAAGGGTATCAAGAATCTGTTCCAAGTTATATTGGACTAACAGTTTTCTATGAACCTATGAAAATTGCTGCAAATGAGCAGGATGCCGCAAGTGAAGTCATCTCCATTTTAAAAGAACGCGTCAAACAGATAAAGGATCAGATGAACGCTTCTAACGGAAAACATGTCACGATCCCGGTTTGTTACGACCTTGACTATGGGCTCGACTTAGACGATGTTGCAAAAAGGAATGGCTTAACCCGAGAAGAAGTGATCCATATTCATACATCTGGTGATTATCTTGTTTATATGATTGGATTTGCGCCTGGTTTTCCGTTTTTAGGTGGGATGGATGAACGGATTGCAACCCCGAGGCATGCGCAGCCGAGAACGGAAATTCCAGCGGGGTCAGTTGGAATTGCAGGAGGGCAAACAGGGGTTTACCCGTTTACCACACCTGGTGGTTGGCAGCTTATTGGGCAAACGCCGCTCTCTCTTTTTTCTGCAAGTCGAGAGGTCCCGAGCTTATTACAAGCTGGAGATCGCGTTACATTTAAAAAGATATCAAAAGAGGAATTTTTGCAAATGAAAGAAGGCCAATAA
- a CDS encoding biotin-dependent carboxyltransferase family protein, translated as MSLYIEEGGLFSTVQDLGRKGYLHQGVVESGAMDRAAARNANLAVANEENAAVLEMTLIGPSVAFQTTMLICMVGDGMTPYLDGTPCSTGYPYIVPAGTSLTFKAKKAGMRTYLAIAGGIDVPVVMNSRSTYMRAEIGGYEGRNLRKGDCLKIGQPHPLVRPMIEKMKHEKKGWKANWHIQFPVTEAMEANRHVIRALPGTHFDRLNEESQQQLFQSSFTVKNQSDRMGYRLQTESSISFKESFSLLSEAVALGTVQAPPDGQPIILMADRQTTGGYPRALQVASVDISKLAQLRPGQSFTFSQITLAEAEKLYREYEKALKIRKRGLLLRWEQAY; from the coding sequence ATGAGTTTATATATCGAAGAAGGTGGGCTATTCTCAACCGTCCAAGATTTAGGTAGAAAAGGTTATCTTCACCAAGGTGTGGTCGAAAGTGGTGCAATGGATCGTGCTGCGGCCCGAAATGCTAATCTTGCAGTTGCGAATGAAGAGAACGCGGCAGTCCTTGAAATGACGCTTATTGGTCCTAGTGTCGCATTTCAAACAACGATGCTCATTTGTATGGTAGGCGATGGAATGACGCCATATCTTGACGGCACACCGTGCTCGACTGGCTACCCTTATATTGTGCCCGCTGGAACCTCGCTCACATTTAAGGCGAAAAAAGCAGGGATGCGTACGTATTTGGCGATTGCAGGCGGCATTGACGTCCCTGTTGTCATGAACAGTAGGAGCACCTATATGCGAGCCGAAATAGGTGGATATGAAGGGCGGAATTTGCGTAAAGGGGATTGTCTTAAAATTGGACAACCTCATCCACTAGTTCGCCCCATGATTGAAAAAATGAAGCACGAAAAAAAAGGTTGGAAAGCAAATTGGCATATTCAATTTCCTGTTACTGAGGCAATGGAAGCGAACAGGCATGTGATCCGAGCTTTACCAGGTACGCATTTTGACCGTCTGAACGAAGAGAGTCAGCAGCAGTTATTTCAATCGTCTTTTACTGTGAAAAATCAATCAGATCGTATGGGTTATCGTCTACAGACAGAGTCATCTATTTCGTTTAAAGAATCATTCAGCCTCTTATCGGAAGCTGTTGCCCTTGGTACCGTTCAAGCGCCCCCAGATGGGCAGCCGATTATCTTAATGGCGGACCGACAAACAACAGGAGGGTATCCTCGTGCACTACAAGTTGCTTCTGTTGATATAAGCAAACTTGCGCAACTTCGTCCTGGTCAATCGTTTACGTTCTCACAAATTACGCTAGCGGAGGCAGAGAAGCTATATAGAGAGTATGAAAAGGCGCTGAAGATACGAAAAAGAGGCTTGTTATTAAGGTGGGAGCAAGCGTATTAA
- a CDS encoding putative hydro-lyase, translating to MTERDEQMNQIRKGIYTSPTSGLAHGYAQANLVVLPKKDAYDFLLFCQRNKQACPLLDVTDVGSAVPKIIGANADIRTDLPRYRVYRYGVLTEERTDINSLWEDDMVGFLIGCSFTFEDALIANNIPIRHQQEKVNVPMYETSIPCEAAGIFYGNVVVSMRPVSEEQAVRASLVTARFPSVHGAPIHIGNPAAIGITNIHKPDFGDQVTIKEGEVPVFWACGVTPQAVAMASKPALMITHAPGHMFITEIKNEQLGVL from the coding sequence ATGACAGAACGGGATGAACAAATGAATCAAATTCGAAAAGGCATCTATACTAGCCCTACGTCAGGCTTAGCGCATGGATATGCACAGGCAAACCTTGTTGTGTTACCTAAGAAAGACGCGTATGATTTTCTCTTATTTTGTCAGCGGAACAAACAAGCTTGTCCGCTCTTAGATGTCACGGACGTAGGGTCTGCGGTGCCGAAAATAATTGGAGCAAATGCTGATATCCGAACAGATCTTCCTCGCTACCGTGTCTACCGTTATGGGGTGTTAACCGAAGAGCGGACCGATATAAACAGTCTCTGGGAGGACGATATGGTAGGGTTTCTTATCGGTTGTAGCTTTACGTTTGAAGATGCATTAATAGCAAACAACATCCCAATTCGTCATCAACAAGAGAAGGTGAATGTACCGATGTATGAAACCTCGATCCCATGCGAGGCTGCAGGAATATTCTATGGGAATGTTGTTGTGAGTATGCGACCTGTATCAGAAGAGCAAGCGGTCCGAGCATCGCTTGTAACGGCTCGTTTTCCGTCCGTTCATGGTGCGCCTATCCATATAGGAAATCCAGCTGCCATTGGAATTACAAACATACATAAGCCAGATTTTGGCGATCAAGTGACGATAAAAGAAGGGGAAGTTCCAGTATTTTGGGCATGTGGCGTAACCCCACAAGCTGTAGCGATGGCCAGTAAACCAGCGTTAATGATTACTCATGCACCCGGTCATATGTTTATCACGGAAATTAAAAATGAACAATTAGGAGTCTTATAG
- a CDS encoding NRAMP family divalent metal transporter, protein MNHPISDKDRRKFLTGAIFLMATSAIGPAFLTQTARFTEQFLASFAFAILLSLIIDIGVQMNIWRVISVSGKRGQEIANALLPGLGYVIAALILFGGFAFNIANIGGAALGLNVLFNLPLAVGGVITAVLTIGLFLFKRFGPVMDRVMQVCGVIMLLMVGYVMFNTNPPVQEAAYRAFVPESYMVLLLPIVTIVGGTVGGYISFAGGHRLVDAGITGKENVKFVGRAANLGILTTGLMRVFLFLAVLGVVTAGYSLDENNPAATVFLVGLGDVGYYLFGIVLFAAAISSVIGCAYTSVSFLRSFHPIFEKQNNLFIAGFIIISAVIFITIGQPVQLLILAGALNGLILPIVLTTILIASRKKSIVGDYHHPTWLLVFGVLTVLVTIGAGYIALEGIVNLWNGNG, encoded by the coding sequence ATGAACCATCCGATTAGCGATAAAGATCGTCGAAAATTTTTAACTGGAGCGATATTTTTAATGGCGACTTCTGCCATTGGACCTGCTTTTTTAACACAAACAGCTCGATTTACGGAGCAATTTCTCGCAAGTTTTGCGTTTGCCATCTTACTCTCACTTATCATTGATATTGGCGTGCAAATGAACATTTGGCGAGTCATTTCTGTCTCTGGAAAACGTGGACAAGAAATTGCGAATGCGCTTCTTCCGGGTCTAGGGTACGTGATTGCGGCACTTATTTTATTTGGTGGTTTCGCCTTTAATATCGCCAATATTGGCGGAGCTGCTCTCGGTCTGAACGTTTTGTTTAACTTACCGTTAGCAGTCGGAGGAGTCATTACGGCCGTTCTAACAATTGGTTTATTTTTATTTAAACGGTTTGGCCCTGTAATGGACCGGGTCATGCAAGTGTGCGGTGTCATTATGCTACTGATGGTAGGGTATGTAATGTTTAACACGAATCCTCCTGTTCAGGAAGCGGCTTATAGAGCGTTTGTACCTGAAAGCTATATGGTGCTCTTGTTGCCAATTGTCACGATCGTTGGTGGGACTGTCGGCGGGTACATTTCTTTTGCTGGTGGCCATCGGCTTGTAGACGCGGGAATTACAGGGAAAGAAAATGTCAAATTTGTTGGAAGAGCGGCAAACTTAGGGATACTAACAACAGGCTTAATGCGCGTATTCTTATTTTTAGCTGTACTTGGCGTTGTGACTGCTGGATACAGTCTCGACGAAAACAATCCAGCCGCAACGGTGTTTTTAGTAGGGTTAGGAGACGTCGGCTATTATCTTTTCGGTATCGTTTTATTTGCGGCAGCGATTAGTTCGGTCATTGGCTGTGCATACACGAGTGTCTCGTTTTTACGGTCGTTCCATCCAATTTTTGAGAAGCAAAATAACTTGTTTATTGCCGGATTCATTATTATATCTGCCGTTATCTTCATAACAATTGGACAACCTGTACAGCTGCTTATATTGGCAGGTGCTTTAAATGGGTTAATTTTGCCGATTGTGTTAACCACCATTTTAATTGCTTCTAGAAAAAAATCAATCGTCGGCGATTATCATCATCCGACTTGGTTGCTTGTGTTTGGGGTTTTAACGGTTCTTGTTACAATTGGTGCAGGGTATATTGCGCTTGAAGGTATTGTGAATTTATGGAATGGAAATGGATGA
- a CDS encoding LamB/YcsF family protein, with amino-acid sequence MNKTVDLNSDMGESFGAYTMGNDSELMTYISSANVACGFHAGDPKTMRATVQRALASNVAIGAHPGLQDLMGFGRRPMEITPDEGYDLVLYQIGALLGMTQAEGGKLHHVKPHGALYNMAAKNKELALAVAKAVYKLDASLVLYGLAGSALIDAGREVGLQTASEVFADRTYQLDGSLTSRRSPDAMIVDANQASKQVLRMVQEGKVMTQQGKEIDIEADTICIHGDGAHALAFAKEIHAKIQESGITIKRIKA; translated from the coding sequence ATGAACAAAACAGTTGATTTAAATAGTGATATGGGTGAGAGTTTTGGCGCCTACACAATGGGAAATGACAGTGAATTAATGACCTACATTTCATCTGCGAACGTAGCATGTGGCTTTCATGCAGGCGATCCTAAAACAATGCGCGCCACGGTTCAACGTGCATTAGCGTCTAATGTGGCGATTGGTGCCCATCCTGGCTTGCAAGATTTAATGGGGTTTGGTAGACGCCCAATGGAGATCACTCCTGATGAAGGATATGATCTCGTACTCTATCAAATTGGCGCCCTATTAGGTATGACACAAGCAGAAGGGGGGAAACTCCATCATGTGAAGCCTCACGGTGCTTTGTATAATATGGCAGCCAAGAATAAAGAGCTTGCGCTAGCAGTAGCAAAAGCCGTCTACAAACTAGATGCATCCCTTGTGTTATATGGCCTTGCTGGCAGTGCTCTCATTGATGCAGGCAGAGAAGTTGGTTTGCAGACAGCAAGTGAAGTATTTGCCGATCGGACGTACCAGTTAGATGGAAGTTTGACGTCGCGACGTTCGCCCGACGCCATGATTGTGGACGCCAACCAAGCGAGTAAACAAGTATTACGTATGGTACAAGAAGGCAAAGTCATGACCCAACAAGGTAAAGAGATTGATATTGAAGCAGACACGATCTGTATTCATGGTGATGGTGCCCATGCGCTTGCATTTGCAAAAGAGATTCACGCAAAAATTCAAGAAAGCGGTATAACGATCAAGCGAATAAAGGCGTAA
- a CDS encoding 5'-3'-deoxyribonucleotidase, with product MKRIAIDMDEVMADFNKKHLALFNADYGEALTVEDLHGKKLRELRPNLVNEIREYLKDPSYFRDLEVIQDAQEVIKELNESYEVYIATAAMHFPSSFTAKYEWLQEHFPFLDDQHFVFCGDKSVIKADYLIDDNVYQLERFTGKGILYTAPHNVHEERFTRVNHWQDVRDYFLK from the coding sequence ATGAAGCGAATTGCGATTGATATGGATGAAGTGATGGCAGATTTTAATAAGAAACATCTTGCGTTGTTCAATGCAGATTATGGTGAAGCCTTAACAGTGGAGGATTTGCACGGAAAGAAACTACGGGAATTGCGCCCTAACCTCGTAAATGAAATTCGCGAATACCTAAAAGATCCTTCCTATTTTCGCGATTTAGAAGTAATTCAAGATGCCCAAGAAGTGATTAAAGAATTAAACGAATCGTATGAAGTGTATATTGCGACGGCCGCGATGCATTTTCCGTCATCTTTTACAGCGAAGTATGAATGGTTGCAGGAGCACTTCCCTTTTTTAGACGATCAGCATTTTGTGTTTTGTGGCGATAAAAGCGTCATTAAAGCAGATTATTTGATTGATGACAATGTGTATCAGCTGGAGCGCTTTACTGGAAAAGGTATCCTTTATACCGCTCCTCATAATGTTCATGAGGAACGATTCACGCGGGTCAATCATTGGCAAGATGTGAGGGACTATTTCTTGAAATAA
- a CDS encoding PHB depolymerase family esterase: protein MRQMVWSAVLLLIFVLSPQMVEAGTTESGSYGGKNYKLYHPDSVQDSGDVPLVVMLHGCTQDANQFAAGTQMNAVADREGFYVLYPEQSAAADMQKCWKWFEAAHQARGRGEPATLAGLVQQVINQKEVDREKVYVTGLSAGGAMAGIMGATYPDLFSGIGVASGLEYKAGTTQLEGIMAMSNGGPDPARQGQLAFQAMGSHAEVVPTIVFHGTADYTVNVINGNQVLSQWAKTNDLVLGGRSLLTDQADEKMNQQVPGGRSYSEELYRHGETKELLLKKVLVNGMGHAWSGGSTAGSYTDPSGPNASEMMWAFFSDLGEDDNEQPDRPTVVANPAGGVFREPVTVAVSSETAKEIRCQTDGREATSASPLYTEPFLFEKTTTLSCIGVTDEGTAGTILKEVYQIQDDGDPIEEIVIQVEAANSGFVGRLAADGIGSQLKAGDKGMFNTDTFRSILSFSTADVSQASNAMLRVPISEVEGNVSGLVLDAKNNYFGNSMQLERADFAAPGDYVAISQATVKNGDSYVEFTLPANVVQALTNQKAMQFRIRATSTASFQANVVHFKQDNEGATLRIK, encoded by the coding sequence ATGCGACAAATGGTTTGGAGCGCCGTCTTATTGTTAATCTTCGTGCTTAGTCCGCAAATGGTTGAAGCTGGAACAACCGAATCTGGTTCCTATGGTGGCAAGAATTACAAACTATATCACCCAGACTCGGTTCAAGATTCAGGCGATGTACCGCTGGTCGTCATGTTACACGGGTGTACTCAAGATGCCAATCAGTTTGCAGCGGGTACACAAATGAATGCAGTTGCGGATCGAGAGGGATTTTACGTACTATACCCTGAACAAAGTGCCGCAGCAGATATGCAAAAATGTTGGAAATGGTTTGAAGCTGCTCATCAAGCAAGAGGCAGAGGAGAGCCGGCAACACTTGCAGGTTTAGTACAACAGGTGATAAACCAGAAAGAAGTAGATAGAGAAAAGGTTTATGTGACGGGACTTTCAGCAGGTGGGGCAATGGCAGGGATTATGGGTGCCACCTACCCAGATTTATTTTCTGGAATTGGTGTCGCTTCTGGACTTGAATACAAGGCAGGAACGACCCAGCTAGAAGGGATAATGGCTATGTCAAATGGAGGGCCAGACCCAGCTCGGCAAGGCCAGTTAGCGTTCCAAGCAATGGGGTCGCACGCAGAAGTTGTGCCAACCATTGTGTTTCATGGAACAGCTGATTACACTGTCAATGTGATCAATGGGAACCAAGTGCTAAGCCAATGGGCAAAAACGAATGATTTAGTACTTGGTGGACGAAGCCTTCTTACCGATCAAGCGGATGAAAAGATGAATCAGCAAGTACCAGGTGGACGTAGCTATTCAGAGGAACTCTATCGACATGGAGAAACAAAGGAGCTTCTGTTAAAAAAAGTACTTGTGAACGGAATGGGCCATGCGTGGTCTGGTGGGAGTACGGCCGGTAGTTATACAGATCCGAGTGGGCCAAATGCCAGTGAAATGATGTGGGCTTTCTTTTCGGATCTAGGTGAGGATGATAATGAACAGCCTGATCGGCCAACGGTTGTGGCAAATCCCGCTGGAGGTGTGTTTCGTGAACCTGTGACGGTGGCGGTGTCGAGTGAGACGGCGAAGGAGATTCGATGTCAGACTGACGGTCGTGAAGCCACCAGTGCGTCTCCTCTATACACAGAACCATTTCTGTTTGAAAAAACGACAACTTTATCTTGTATTGGTGTGACAGATGAGGGCACGGCCGGCACAATCCTAAAGGAAGTTTATCAAATTCAAGACGATGGAGACCCTATTGAAGAGATCGTGATTCAAGTAGAAGCGGCAAATTCGGGGTTTGTCGGGAGATTGGCGGCTGATGGTATCGGCTCACAACTGAAGGCTGGCGACAAAGGGATGTTTAATACTGATACATTTCGTTCGATTCTCTCTTTTTCAACTGCGGATGTTTCACAAGCCAGTAATGCGATGCTAAGAGTACCTATATCAGAAGTAGAGGGCAATGTGTCAGGGCTCGTTCTTGATGCAAAAAACAATTATTTTGGGAACAGCATGCAGCTAGAACGAGCTGATTTTGCTGCACCAGGAGATTATGTTGCCATTAGTCAAGCAACAGTTAAAAACGGCGATTCTTATGTGGAATTTACGTTACCTGCAAACGTTGTGCAGGCATTAACGAACCAAAAAGCCATGCAATTTCGCATACGAGCGACATCAACGGCGAGTTTTCAAGCAAACGTTGTCCATTTTAAGCAAGATAACGAAGGTGCGACGCTGCGAATAAAATAA
- a CDS encoding 2Fe-2S iron-sulfur cluster-binding protein: protein MPMIHAEGYHTFRAEQGVKLVLALEDNGVDILHRCGGKARCTTCLCEIVDGDAGPIGELEAAAREKKGITADNLRLSCQIRIDKDLKVKPLRTATSEQMDPGTRPEE, encoded by the coding sequence ATGCCCATGATTCATGCAGAAGGCTATCATACCTTTCGAGCTGAACAAGGCGTAAAACTTGTGCTCGCATTAGAAGACAATGGCGTTGATATCCTACACCGTTGTGGTGGTAAAGCACGCTGCACGACTTGCCTGTGCGAGATCGTGGATGGCGACGCTGGTCCGATCGGCGAATTAGAAGCAGCAGCCCGTGAGAAAAAAGGGATTACTGCTGATAATCTACGTCTTTCTTGCCAAATCCGTATTGATAAAGATTTAAAAGTAAAACCGTTACGAACAGCAACAAGTGAACAAATGGACCCTGGTACTCGACCAGAGGAATGA
- the glsA gene encoding glutaminase A gives MLCQSDDELQLLVNQARDVIEDGKVADYIPALAKADKDKVSIALFYPDGRFYSAGDTNENFTLQSISKVLALALALIDNGEDYVFDRVGKEPTGDPFNSIAKLETNKPSKPLNPMINAGALAVTHMIKGESVNHRLERLLQFIRCLSNNETVAYNEEVAKSEYETADLNRALAFFMKQHDVITEDIEGLIDLYTKQCAIEMNCKDLARIGCVLAMDGRDPENDEQVIPVDVARICKTFMVTCGMYNASGEFAINVGIPAKSGVAGGIMGSIPKKCGIGICGPSLDDKGNSIAGIRLLEMMSRQYSLSMF, from the coding sequence ATGCTTTGCCAATCAGATGACGAACTACAATTATTAGTGAACCAAGCGAGAGATGTGATTGAAGATGGGAAAGTGGCTGATTACATACCTGCATTAGCTAAAGCCGATAAAGATAAAGTTTCGATTGCGTTGTTTTATCCTGATGGCCGCTTTTATTCTGCAGGAGATACAAACGAAAACTTTACGCTACAAAGTATTTCAAAAGTTTTAGCGCTTGCGCTTGCCTTAATTGATAATGGAGAAGACTATGTGTTTGACCGTGTGGGAAAAGAGCCAACAGGTGATCCGTTTAACTCCATTGCGAAATTAGAAACGAATAAGCCATCTAAACCATTAAACCCTATGATTAATGCAGGCGCACTTGCTGTGACGCATATGATTAAGGGAGAATCGGTTAATCACCGTCTTGAACGGTTACTACAATTTATTCGTTGCTTATCAAATAATGAGACGGTTGCTTATAATGAAGAGGTAGCAAAGTCAGAATATGAAACAGCAGACTTAAACCGAGCTTTGGCCTTTTTTATGAAACAGCACGATGTCATAACCGAAGACATTGAAGGCTTAATTGATTTATATACAAAACAGTGTGCCATTGAGATGAATTGTAAAGACTTAGCGCGCATTGGCTGTGTACTTGCAATGGATGGACGTGACCCAGAAAACGATGAACAAGTGATTCCTGTAGATGTTGCACGCATTTGTAAGACCTTTATGGTGACATGCGGCATGTACAACGCGTCGGGAGAATTCGCAATCAATGTGGGTATCCCTGCAAAAAGTGGTGTTGCAGGAGGAATTATGGGTTCTATCCCGAAAAAATGTGGAATTGGTATTTGCGGACCTTCATTAGATGATAAAGGCAATTCCATTGCAGGCATTCGCTTACTTGAAATGATGTCACGGCAATATTCACTTTCGATGTTTTAA